The Acropora palmata chromosome 3, jaAcrPala1.3, whole genome shotgun sequence nucleotide sequence GGAAAGAGTAACTGGCTGGTTTTGAACCACAGTTACACCTTGGAGCAATCTTGCTCCTTGGTCTTTTGAAATCACAAGATTTGGTTGAGGTACCACATTCACTTGTTGTTGTCCTAAAATTTGTTGAATCTGTTTTTGTTGGTTATTCAAGACCTGTTGCAACTGGGCATTGCCAGCAGAAGTTGAAGCTACTTCAGTCTTGAGTTTAAGATTAGCATTGTTTATCTGCGAGCTTACACTCACAGGAAACTGTGCTATTTGTTGTCCTTGTCCAGACGATTGAGCCTGAACTAAGAGTTGTTTTTGAACTGGTCGCTGCAGTATTTGTTGAAATATCTGAGGTTGCTGTTGAATGACATTCTGACCTGGTTTTTGTTGCGTTACTTGTTGAAGAAGCTGTTTAATAACTTCCTCTTGGAGCACAATGTTCTGAGGCTGTGTTGTGTCAGATGTTTGCTGTACTGTAAGTTGTTGATTTGGCTTCAGAGAACCTTGCAACTGAGTTGGCCTCAACACATCCTGTGATACATTTTGTACGACTTGTACTTGCTGTTGCTGATTTGGAAGTTTCTGTTGAACAAGCTGTTGAATTTGCttaatctgattggctggtaGAGGTTGTGATGACTGAACAGGCTGAGGTGATGCCTGCTGCGCAGTCTGGTTGGGTGAATTTTGCCCTCGGATCAAATTCAACAGCTGTTGAGCTTGGAGAAGTTGTGAATGCATGGGCTGTTGCACTGATCCACTTGACACTTGATTGACAGCAGTTTGGACTTTTGGCACAGTCTGATTTGGCACTGTCTGATTTGGCACTTGTTGCAAAAGAATTTTATGTTGAGGACTAACCATTTGAGGAGGTGAAGACAGACCACTTTGTGGTAAAACGGTTGGTTGTTTAGGTGCTATCCTCTTAACAGGAGTTGTCTGGAGAACAGGTTGAGACTTTCCAAATAATGAGGACTTCATACTGTGAGAACCACTAGAAACAGGATTTGCCTTGACATTAGCCTTTGACTCCACGCCATTCAATAAAACACGTTGTGCACCTGGTGATAGACTTTGTTGTGCATTGATTGTGTGCGTAACTGACGAAACTGCAGAGCTAACAACTTGTCGACTCACACCTACTGTTGAACTAGTGGTTGTGTTAGTGGCTGGCGAAGAAGCATTCGGTGTTTTTGGCTGGATTGGAATAGGTTTTTTCCCCTGAAATCCTGACGCAGAATTTACTGTAACTGCTGATGTTGGAGACATGCCTAGTATACTACTCCCTCCTTTATTTAAGGAATTGTCAACAGTTGAAGCCTTCATAAAACTTAGTCCACTTGACACAGGAACAGATGGTGGCAATGATGCAACAGTGTAACTCGGAGTGCTACTCCCGACAGTCCTTGCTGTGTTATTGTTCGCCACCGCATTCATGAATGTACTTTGCGGCACAGATATTGAATTCACATTACTCAAAGCACCAGACGTAACTGGAGATACCCTTGCATTTGCCCCTAATCCAATAGCAGTGTTATTCCTTTTCAAGTCAGCTGTGTTTAACTGCATATTAGccaagtgattttcaaaaccAGACTGGCTGATGGTACCTGGAACTTGAGTCTTGGAGTGGGCATTATGATCCTGTAAGCAAGTAAACAGGACAGTTTATAATGAcgttattattaaaatgatGATAACCATCATTGGCACAGTCATCCTCAAATTACTTGCTcaatcagcaaaaaaaaactttatccCGTAGAGGATTCATAAACAAAGCATCGCTTGAAATTCAGGAATAGAGCACTCTACTGTAACTGATAGAATTATCTCAAAATTAAAGATTGATATTACTCAAATTTACTTCCATGTTCTGAATATCCCTTTTCGTTGCTGATAAATTGATTTACTTGTTCCTTTGACCAACAAGTCAAATCTtttaccaaagaaaaaagcaacttCTGATCTTAAACGACAACACAAGGTGAAGTTAGAGTACATTTTTGCAGTTGGGATTCCACAAAAGACCTCCTATATGAGTGacattcaaaaaaaaaaacattgtgtTCCCAATTACAAAGTTTCATACAAGGTTAACaacttgcaaaatttcaaatatttaaccgtcaaacaaattcatgtaaaCAACATAAACTTTTGAATAACAATGTCACTATT carries:
- the LOC141877058 gene encoding uncharacterized protein LOC141877058; translation: MDDGSAKCLLDVINDPNALQEFLRSNNQDHNAHSKTQVPGTISQSGFENHLANMQLNTADLKRNNTAIGLGANARVSPVTSGALSNVNSISVPQSTFMNAVANNNTARTVGSSTPSYTVASLPPSVPVSSGLSFMKASTVDNSLNKGGSSILGMSPTSAVTVNSASGFQGKKPIPIQPKTPNASSPATNTTTSSTVGVSRQVVSSAVSSVTHTINAQQSLSPGAQRVLLNGVESKANVKANPVSSGSHSMKSSLFGKSQPVLQTTPVKRIAPKQPTVLPQSGLSSPPQMVSPQHKILLQQVPNQTVPNQTVPKVQTAVNQVSSGSVQQPMHSQLLQAQQLLNLIRGQNSPNQTAQQASPQPVQSSQPLPANQIKQIQQLVQQKLPNQQQQVQVVQNVSQDVLRPTQLQGSLKPNQQLTVQQTSDTTQPQNIVLQEEVIKQLLQQVTQQKPGQNVIQQQPQIFQQILQRPVQKQLLVQAQSSGQGQQIAQFPVSVSSQINNANLKLKTEVASTSAGNAQLQQVLNNQQKQIQQILGQQQVNVVPQPNLVISKDQGARLLQGVTVVQNQPVTLSTVQMVNRGNIVQQAKPVVAQGQAVSQPLVQVVSTASNIVPQTQQAQNTGVQKVFIIKQPELLQRLGLQGSKTQQTIQITPQQLQALKQFQVQQQATKQKLIVNNVQPKSLTTEQLKQLQLQQQLQGSAVKQVVVQNRTQPILQQQQQRQVNVKSQAGKMQHIPRILQTSGRQPVSQSVKVSVPVKQEINKGVKRPHSVETTETPKVATRLKQRLTQDQQSVLRPDVKTPFISHEDIVKRLTPYHVSYDPSPTPEDIEKADGLFSSVSTQLVKRSQRMMEKHRQLLFDESVREHPSAEMVMLYRVFLTNERTALAEEKKKAKDDPQEFLNFIKQATHETSPSNVASAETPRVSVSSKPQTWSVSSTTKNDFVSKMNDSAPEASSKISTLDIDTSTLIENSRTNSSKAEHSSTSSSSQSNRKLSLISASTSNGPSDSLPHENHQTSKQTSLLIDKAVENLAMDSLARENSSLDVPMDTETEKEDVTATLALLNSMACELDEVLDVEGTI